One stretch of Nocardioides perillae DNA includes these proteins:
- a CDS encoding PTS fructose transporter subunit IIABC: MITTDLVRLDADLGGEKHDVIRALAAVAVDAGRTTDTEQLVADAFAREETSPTGLPGGIAIPHCRTAAVEVPTLVFARLAPPVDFGAKDGPADLAFLIAAPAGGDADHLKILTMLARALVKPAFTDGLRAAETPQDVVDLVAGVLPAPAAPAKPAQAAAVDASTAQAEHDPEHPVDEQVGGSDAPAPTGSAGTAGTEPSAPAPSAAATGTRRLVAVTACPTGIAHTYMAAEALEAAAARAGVAIAVETQGSAGSTPLSPDTIAAADAVIFAVDVGVRDKHRFAGKPVVSSGVKRPVDEADAMVAEALRVADDPHGARVEAGSGGGDGARATGGTGESFGGRTRRVLMTGVSYMIPFVAAGGLLIALGFLLAGYEIALGSTIGDGAATPSTAAHIVLNSSLADLPDPTAYVMEDGRAFGNGPLLTYLGALLFVLGGAAFGFLVPALAGYIAFAIADRPGIAPGFVMGAVAGITGSGFIGGIIGGVLAGVLAAWISRWRVPAWARGLMPVLVIPLVATLLAGFVMVVVLGQPLSALTGALEDGLESLSGGSAILLGAILGLMMAFDMGGPLNKTAYAFATTGLGAAATATDAPELRIMAAVMLAGMVPPLALALATVVRPRLFTVPERENGKAAWAMGASFITEGAIPFAAADPLRVIPSIMLGSAVTGGLAQAFDVGLRAPHGGIFVLFAVDGVLGFVVALVAGTLVATAAVVALKSLGRSDREVEPAAARVA; the protein is encoded by the coding sequence ATGATCACCACCGACCTCGTCCGGCTCGACGCTGACCTCGGAGGGGAGAAGCACGACGTCATCCGCGCCCTCGCCGCGGTCGCCGTCGACGCCGGGCGCACCACCGACACCGAGCAGCTGGTCGCCGACGCGTTCGCCCGGGAGGAGACCTCGCCGACCGGCCTGCCCGGCGGCATCGCGATCCCCCACTGCCGCACCGCGGCGGTCGAGGTGCCCACCCTCGTCTTCGCGCGACTGGCGCCGCCGGTCGACTTCGGTGCCAAGGACGGACCGGCCGACCTCGCCTTCCTCATCGCCGCCCCGGCCGGCGGCGACGCCGACCACCTCAAGATCCTGACGATGCTGGCACGCGCGCTGGTCAAGCCGGCCTTCACCGACGGCCTGCGTGCTGCCGAGACGCCGCAGGACGTCGTCGACCTCGTCGCCGGGGTGCTGCCGGCACCTGCCGCCCCCGCGAAGCCCGCGCAGGCGGCCGCGGTCGACGCGTCGACCGCGCAGGCCGAGCACGACCCCGAGCACCCGGTGGACGAGCAGGTCGGCGGCAGCGACGCCCCGGCGCCCACCGGGAGCGCCGGGACCGCGGGGACCGAGCCGTCCGCCCCTGCCCCCTCCGCAGCCGCGACCGGCACCCGCCGTCTCGTCGCGGTGACGGCGTGCCCCACCGGCATCGCCCACACCTACATGGCGGCCGAGGCGCTGGAGGCGGCCGCGGCCCGCGCGGGCGTGGCGATCGCCGTCGAGACCCAGGGCTCGGCCGGCTCGACCCCGCTCTCCCCCGACACGATCGCGGCGGCCGACGCGGTGATCTTCGCCGTCGACGTCGGGGTGCGGGACAAGCACCGCTTCGCCGGCAAGCCGGTGGTCTCCTCCGGCGTCAAGCGGCCCGTCGACGAGGCCGACGCCATGGTCGCCGAGGCGCTGCGCGTCGCCGACGACCCGCACGGCGCCCGCGTCGAGGCCGGCTCGGGGGGCGGCGACGGCGCGCGTGCCACCGGCGGCACCGGCGAGTCCTTCGGCGGGCGCACCCGCCGGGTCCTCATGACCGGCGTGTCCTACATGATCCCCTTCGTCGCGGCCGGCGGCCTGCTCATCGCGCTGGGCTTCCTCCTGGCGGGCTACGAGATCGCGCTGGGGTCCACCATCGGGGACGGTGCGGCCACGCCGAGCACGGCTGCGCACATCGTGCTCAACAGCTCGCTGGCCGACCTGCCCGACCCCACGGCGTACGTCATGGAGGACGGCCGCGCCTTCGGCAACGGCCCGCTGCTCACCTACCTCGGCGCGCTGCTGTTCGTGCTCGGCGGCGCCGCCTTCGGCTTCCTCGTGCCGGCCCTCGCCGGCTACATCGCCTTCGCGATCGCCGACCGGCCGGGCATCGCACCCGGGTTCGTCATGGGCGCGGTCGCGGGCATCACCGGCTCCGGCTTCATCGGGGGCATCATCGGCGGCGTGCTGGCCGGCGTGCTCGCCGCGTGGATCTCGCGCTGGCGCGTCCCGGCCTGGGCACGGGGCCTCATGCCGGTCCTCGTCATCCCGCTGGTCGCCACGCTCTTGGCAGGCTTCGTCATGGTCGTCGTGCTCGGCCAGCCGCTGAGCGCCCTCACCGGCGCCCTCGAGGACGGCCTGGAGAGCCTCTCCGGTGGCTCGGCCATCCTGCTCGGCGCGATCCTCGGCCTGATGATGGCCTTCGACATGGGCGGCCCGCTCAACAAGACCGCCTACGCCTTCGCGACGACCGGCCTCGGCGCCGCGGCCACCGCGACCGACGCCCCCGAGCTGCGCATCATGGCCGCCGTCATGCTCGCCGGCATGGTGCCGCCGCTGGCACTGGCGCTGGCCACCGTCGTGCGGCCGCGCCTGTTCACCGTGCCGGAGCGCGAGAACGGCAAGGCCGCCTGGGCCATGGGTGCCTCCTTCATCACCGAGGGCGCCATCCCCTTCGCCGCGGCCGACCCGCTGCGCGTGATCCCCTCGATCATGCTCGGCAGCGCGGTCACCGGTGGTCTCGCCCAGGCCTTCGACGTCGGCCTGCGGGCCCCGCACGGCGGCATCTTCGTGCTGTTCGCCGTCGACGGCGTCCTCGGCTTCGTCGTCGCCCTGGTCGCCGGCACCCTCGTCGCCACGGCCGCGGTCGTCGCCCTCAAGTCCCTGGGGCGCTCCGACCGCGAGGTCGAGCCCGCCGCGGCCCGCGTCGCCTGA
- a CDS encoding HPr family phosphocarrier protein: MPTQTVTVGSAVGLHARPAAIISEAAADLDTDVLIGLPGEEPVDASSALLIMTLGAGKGATVEVSGDSEDDVAAIARLVEQDLDA; this comes from the coding sequence ATGCCCACCCAGACCGTGACCGTCGGCTCGGCCGTCGGCCTGCACGCCCGTCCCGCCGCCATCATCTCGGAGGCGGCCGCCGACCTCGACACCGACGTGCTCATCGGCCTGCCGGGCGAGGAGCCGGTCGACGCCTCGTCGGCGCTGCTGATCATGACCCTCGGCGCCGGCAAGGGCGCCACGGTCGAGGTGTCCGGCGACTCCGAGGACGACGTCGCCGCCATCGCCCGCCTCGTCGAGCAGGACCTCGACGCCTGA
- the truB gene encoding tRNA pseudouridine(55) synthase TruB gives MSPGAPEAPAGLVVVDKPAGLTSHDVVARVRRLAGTRKVGHAGTLDPMATGVLVLGVGRATRLLGHLLLTEKAYDATVRLGQSTTTDDAEGETLERQGADGVEEPAVREALRAFVGEIDQVPTAVSAVKVDGRRAYERVRAGEQVELAARRVTVHDLAVHDVRRVVGADGAPSWLDVDLSLRCSSGTYVRAVARDLGAALGTGGHLTALRRTAVGAFDLTQAHTLEQLADDLALVDLATAAARTFAVRHLDAEQAADVRVGRGLLLDLGQEGPVALLAPGGEFLALYEQRGPQARAVAVFC, from the coding sequence GTGAGCCCGGGCGCACCGGAGGCGCCCGCAGGCCTGGTCGTCGTCGACAAGCCCGCCGGGCTGACCTCCCACGACGTCGTGGCGCGCGTGCGACGCCTGGCCGGCACGCGCAAGGTCGGCCACGCCGGCACGCTCGACCCGATGGCCACCGGTGTGCTGGTGCTCGGCGTCGGGCGGGCGACCCGCCTGCTCGGCCACCTGCTGCTGACCGAGAAGGCCTACGACGCCACGGTGCGCCTCGGGCAGTCGACGACGACCGACGACGCCGAGGGCGAGACACTCGAGCGCCAGGGTGCCGACGGGGTCGAGGAGCCGGCGGTCCGCGAGGCGCTGCGCGCCTTCGTCGGCGAGATCGACCAGGTCCCGACAGCCGTGTCGGCGGTGAAGGTCGACGGCCGCCGCGCCTACGAGCGGGTGCGGGCCGGCGAGCAGGTCGAGCTGGCCGCGCGGCGCGTGACGGTCCACGACCTCGCCGTGCACGACGTACGCCGGGTGGTCGGGGCAGACGGCGCCCCGTCCTGGCTCGACGTCGACCTCTCGCTGCGCTGCTCCAGCGGCACCTACGTCCGCGCGGTCGCCCGCGACCTCGGAGCCGCGCTCGGCACCGGCGGGCACCTCACGGCGCTGCGGCGCACGGCCGTGGGGGCCTTCGACCTCACGCAGGCGCACACGCTCGAGCAGCTGGCCGACGACCTCGCGCTGGTCGACCTCGCCACCGCGGCCGCCAGGACCTTCGCGGTGCGCCACCTCGACGCGGAGCAGGCGGCCGACGTGCGGGTGGGCCGCGGGCTCCTGCTCGACCTGGGGCAGGAGGGGCCCGTGGCGCTGCTGGCGCCGGGCGGGGAGTTCCTCGCCCTCTACGAGCAGCGGGGCCCCCAGGCGCGGGCGGTGGCCGTCTTCTGCTGA
- a CDS encoding phosphoenolpyruvate--protein phosphotransferase produces the protein MVTSDTPSAASDPPSPGEGEALHGTPVVPGVAHAPALVVRTEVDPARVAAFDDGALDTDAALQAYDAAVEAVADGFAAKAARASGAAAEVLTASAGLARDRGLRKAVRKELASGTGLLDAVAAAVEQFAGVFAGMGGLMAERVTDLRDIERRLVARLVGAAEPGVPVPDAPVVLVAEDLAPADTAGLDPALVRALVTERGGPTSHTAIIARQLGIPCVVGVGGLRGPDGPVPGEALLVDGTTGEVRRRPDPHEAERLVAADAQARAASAAWCGPGRTRDGKPVKVLANVADAASAAAAAEAPVEGVGLFRTELCFLDRAEEPSVAEQAEVYAAVLAPFVGRTVVVRTLDAGSDKPVAFATLDGEENPALGVRGLRLAAGNPGLLDRQLDAVALAAERTGTDTWVMAPMVATVAEAADFAGRVRARGLRAGVMVEVPSAALLAHRVLEQVDFLSIGTNDLTQYAMAADRMASDLAHLTDPWQPAVLQLIAITAEAGRRAGKPVGVCGEAAADPLLAQVLVGMGATSLSMAAAAVRPVGAALGGTHLDACEEAAEAALAASDPAGARAAARAVLAELGAADRR, from the coding sequence ATGGTCACCTCGGACACCCCCTCCGCAGCCTCCGACCCGCCGTCCCCCGGCGAGGGGGAGGCCCTGCACGGCACGCCCGTCGTCCCCGGCGTGGCCCACGCGCCGGCACTGGTGGTGCGCACCGAGGTCGACCCCGCGCGCGTGGCTGCGTTCGACGACGGCGCGCTCGACACCGACGCGGCGCTCCAGGCCTACGACGCCGCCGTCGAGGCCGTGGCCGACGGCTTCGCCGCCAAGGCCGCCCGTGCCTCGGGCGCCGCGGCGGAGGTGCTCACCGCCAGCGCCGGGCTCGCGCGCGACCGCGGCCTGCGCAAAGCGGTGCGCAAGGAGCTGGCCTCGGGCACCGGCCTGCTCGACGCGGTGGCCGCCGCGGTGGAGCAGTTCGCCGGGGTCTTCGCCGGGATGGGGGGCTTGATGGCCGAGCGCGTCACCGACCTGCGCGACATCGAGCGGCGCCTCGTGGCCCGGCTCGTCGGCGCCGCCGAGCCGGGGGTGCCCGTGCCGGACGCGCCGGTGGTCCTGGTCGCCGAGGACCTCGCGCCGGCCGACACCGCCGGGCTCGACCCCGCCCTCGTGCGCGCGCTGGTGACCGAGCGCGGCGGGCCGACCAGCCACACCGCCATCATCGCCCGGCAGCTCGGCATCCCCTGCGTGGTCGGCGTGGGTGGGCTGCGGGGCCCCGACGGCCCCGTCCCCGGCGAGGCACTGCTCGTCGACGGCACGACGGGGGAGGTGCGGCGCCGGCCGGACCCCCACGAGGCGGAGCGGCTCGTGGCGGCCGACGCGCAGGCCCGGGCCGCTTCGGCGGCGTGGTGCGGGCCCGGCCGCACCCGCGACGGGAAGCCCGTGAAGGTGCTGGCCAACGTGGCCGACGCGGCCTCCGCCGCGGCCGCGGCGGAGGCCCCGGTGGAGGGTGTCGGCCTGTTCCGCACGGAGCTGTGCTTCCTCGACCGAGCCGAGGAGCCCTCCGTGGCGGAGCAGGCGGAGGTCTACGCGGCGGTGCTGGCGCCTTTCGTCGGGCGCACCGTCGTGGTGCGCACGCTCGACGCGGGGTCGGACAAGCCGGTCGCCTTCGCCACGCTCGACGGGGAGGAGAACCCCGCTCTCGGCGTGCGCGGGCTGAGGCTGGCCGCGGGCAACCCGGGCCTGCTCGACCGCCAGCTCGACGCGGTCGCCCTGGCCGCCGAGCGCACCGGCACGGACACCTGGGTCATGGCACCGATGGTGGCCACGGTCGCCGAGGCGGCGGACTTCGCCGGCCGGGTGCGTGCCCGCGGGTTGCGGGCCGGGGTGATGGTCGAGGTGCCGAGCGCCGCCCTGCTCGCCCACCGGGTGCTCGAGCAGGTCGACTTCCTCTCGATCGGCACCAACGACCTGACGCAGTACGCGATGGCCGCCGACCGGATGGCCTCCGACCTCGCCCACCTCACCGACCCGTGGCAGCCCGCGGTCCTGCAGCTCATCGCGATCACCGCCGAGGCCGGACGTCGAGCCGGCAAGCCGGTCGGGGTCTGCGGCGAGGCGGCGGCCGACCCGCTGCTGGCGCAGGTCCTCGTGGGCATGGGCGCGACCTCGCTGTCGATGGCGGCCGCGGCCGTGCGGCCCGTCGGGGCGGCCCTCGGTGGCACCCACCTCGACGCGTGCGAGGAGGCGGCCGAGGCCGCGCTCGCGGCCTCGGACCCCGCCGGGGCACGTGCCGCCGCCCGGGCCGTCCTCGCGGAGTTGGGTGCCGCCGACCGCCGCTGA
- a CDS encoding bifunctional riboflavin kinase/FAD synthetase, producing the protein MRTWRTLTEVPSDLGRTVVTIGNFDGVHLGHQHVVQRAREAAERTGAEAVVVVTFDPHPIAVLRPEHAPPTLSTVEGRLALLAEAGADDALVVPFDRGVAAWTPEEFVQRILVDALHAAAVVVGANFRFGHRAAGDVAFLREAGERHGFVVDGVALDGGPQVWSSTYVRNCLATGDVEGAAEALGRPYAVAGEVVRGDQRGRDLGYPTANVVPEGVTAPADGVYAGWLHRHDTGERLPAAISVGTNPTFDGERERRVEAYVLDRTDLALYGVHVEVSFVARLRGMTRYEGVEPLLAQMRHDVDRARELLVP; encoded by the coding sequence GTGCGCACCTGGCGAACCCTGACCGAGGTCCCGAGCGACCTGGGCCGCACCGTGGTCACCATCGGCAACTTCGACGGCGTCCACCTCGGGCACCAGCACGTCGTCCAGCGCGCCCGCGAGGCCGCCGAGCGCACCGGCGCCGAGGCCGTCGTCGTGGTCACCTTCGACCCGCACCCGATCGCGGTGCTGCGCCCCGAGCACGCGCCGCCGACCCTCAGCACGGTCGAGGGGCGGCTCGCGCTGCTGGCCGAGGCCGGCGCCGACGACGCGCTGGTGGTCCCCTTCGACCGCGGCGTCGCCGCGTGGACGCCCGAGGAGTTCGTGCAGCGCATCCTGGTCGACGCGCTGCACGCCGCCGCCGTCGTCGTCGGCGCCAACTTCCGCTTCGGCCACCGCGCCGCGGGCGACGTGGCGTTCCTGCGCGAGGCGGGCGAGCGTCACGGCTTCGTGGTCGACGGCGTCGCGCTCGACGGCGGGCCGCAGGTGTGGTCGTCGACCTACGTGCGCAACTGCCTGGCCACCGGCGACGTCGAGGGCGCCGCCGAGGCCCTGGGGCGTCCCTACGCCGTGGCGGGCGAGGTCGTGCGCGGTGACCAGCGCGGTCGCGACCTCGGCTACCCGACCGCCAACGTGGTGCCCGAGGGCGTGACCGCCCCCGCCGACGGCGTCTACGCCGGCTGGCTGCACCGCCACGACACCGGTGAGCGGCTGCCGGCCGCGATCTCGGTCGGCACCAACCCGACCTTCGACGGCGAGCGGGAGCGGCGGGTCGAGGCCTACGTGCTCGACCGCACCGACCTCGCGCTCTACGGCGTGCACGTCGAGGTCTCCTTCGTCGCGCGGCTGCGCGGCATGACCCGCTACGAGGGGGTCGAGCCGCTGCTGGCCCAGATGCGGCATGACGTCGACCGGGCGCGGGAACTGCTGGTCCCGTGA
- the infB gene encoding translation initiation factor IF-2, which translates to MAKTRVHELAKEFGVESKFVLEKLKEMGEFVKSASSTVEPPVEMRFKKQYGEELKAAGGAAPAAPAAPAPAKTAPAAPAAPAAPAAPAPSGARPGPKPGPKAAPEAPAPAAPAAPAAPAASAPAAPAAPAAPAASSGPSAPPAGGAAPGAPKAPAPRSPAPRPVGRPGAPRPGNNPFASSQGMGRRPAPARGPAADGPGAAGGDQRPPRPPAGRDGGAPGRPGMPRPNPAMMPKSPAAFGAGPGGRAGAPGRPGAPGRGGPGGPSRPGAPGRGGPGGAPGGFAGRPGGGGRPGGGRPGQRGTTQGAFGRPGGPSRRGRKSKRARRQEFEAMEAPTLGGMRVRKGNGETVRLPRGASLTDFAERVGVDAAQLVQMLFHLGEMVTATESVNDETLQLLGEELNYDVQIVSPEDEDRELLESFDLEFGSDEGDDSDLVVRPPVVTVMGHVDHGKTKLLDALRNANVVDKEAGGITQHIGAYQVATEVDGDDRRITLIDTPGHEAFTAMRARGAQATDIAILVVAADDGVMPQTVEALNHAKAAGVPIVVAVNKIDKPEADPTKVRGQLTEYGLIPEEYGGDSMFVDVSAKSELNLDKLLEAVVLTADASLDLRANPTQDAQGLVVEAHLDKGRGPVATVLVQRGTLRVGDSIVAGPAHGRVRAMLDEHGNELTEATPARPAMVLGLSAVPGAGQNFLVVEDDRTARQIAEKREARERAAMQAKRRVRRTLEDFMASMEKGASQELNLILKGDVSGSVEALEDSLSQIDVGDEVTLRVIDRGVGAITETNVDLAAASDAIIIGFNVRPQGKATEMADKEGVEIRYYSVIYQAIEEIEAALKGMLKPEYEESTLGQAEIRAIFRSSKIGNIAGCMVTSGVIRRNAKVRLIRDGAVVADNLDLASLKRERDDASEVREGFECGLVLRNYQDIKEGDVVEAFEMREIPRS; encoded by the coding sequence GTGGCCAAGACACGAGTCCACGAGCTCGCCAAGGAGTTCGGAGTCGAGAGCAAGTTCGTTCTCGAGAAGCTCAAGGAGATGGGGGAGTTCGTCAAGTCGGCGAGCTCCACCGTGGAACCGCCCGTCGAGATGCGGTTCAAGAAGCAGTACGGCGAGGAGCTCAAGGCCGCCGGCGGCGCCGCCCCGGCAGCGCCCGCCGCCCCCGCGCCCGCCAAGACCGCCCCGGCAGCCCCCGCGGCCCCGGCAGCACCGGCCGCTCCCGCGCCCAGCGGCGCCCGCCCGGGCCCGAAGCCGGGCCCGAAGGCCGCGCCCGAGGCGCCGGCGCCTGCAGCACCGGCCGCACCCGCGGCCCCGGCGGCGTCGGCCCCGGCGGCCCCCGCGGCCCCCGCGGCCCCGGCCGCCTCCTCGGGCCCGTCGGCCCCGCCCGCCGGCGGTGCCGCCCCGGGTGCACCGAAGGCCCCGGCGCCGCGCTCGCCCGCGCCTCGACCGGTCGGTCGCCCTGGTGCACCGCGCCCCGGCAACAACCCCTTCGCCTCGAGCCAGGGCATGGGTCGCCGACCCGCGCCGGCCCGCGGCCCGGCCGCCGACGGCCCCGGTGCCGCCGGTGGTGACCAGCGTCCGCCGCGTCCGCCGGCCGGTCGCGACGGCGGTGCGCCCGGGCGTCCGGGCATGCCGCGCCCCAACCCCGCGATGATGCCGAAGTCGCCGGCCGCCTTCGGCGCCGGTCCCGGCGGTCGTGCGGGCGCGCCCGGTCGTCCCGGCGCGCCCGGTCGCGGCGGCCCCGGCGGCCCCAGTCGCCCCGGCGCGCCCGGTCGCGGCGGTCCGGGTGGCGCACCCGGCGGCTTCGCCGGCCGCCCGGGAGGCGGCGGTCGCCCCGGTGGTGGCCGTCCCGGCCAGCGCGGCACCACCCAGGGCGCCTTCGGTCGTCCCGGCGGTCCCTCGCGCCGCGGTCGCAAGTCGAAGCGCGCGCGTCGTCAGGAGTTCGAGGCCATGGAGGCCCCGACCCTCGGCGGCATGCGCGTCCGCAAGGGCAACGGCGAGACCGTCCGCCTGCCGCGTGGCGCGTCGCTGACCGACTTCGCCGAGCGCGTGGGCGTCGACGCCGCCCAGCTGGTGCAGATGCTCTTCCACCTCGGCGAGATGGTCACGGCGACCGAGTCGGTCAACGACGAGACGCTGCAGCTGCTCGGCGAGGAGCTGAACTACGACGTCCAGATCGTGTCCCCGGAGGACGAGGACCGCGAGCTGCTGGAGTCCTTCGACCTGGAGTTCGGCTCCGACGAGGGCGACGACAGCGACCTCGTGGTGCGCCCGCCGGTGGTCACCGTCATGGGTCACGTCGACCACGGCAAGACCAAGCTCCTCGACGCGCTGCGCAACGCCAACGTCGTCGACAAGGAGGCCGGTGGCATCACCCAGCACATCGGTGCCTACCAGGTGGCGACCGAGGTCGACGGCGACGACCGCCGCATCACCCTCATCGACACCCCGGGTCACGAGGCCTTCACGGCCATGCGTGCGCGTGGTGCCCAGGCGACCGACATCGCGATCCTCGTGGTGGCGGCCGACGACGGCGTCATGCCGCAGACGGTCGAGGCGCTCAACCACGCCAAGGCCGCCGGCGTCCCGATCGTCGTGGCGGTCAACAAGATCGACAAGCCCGAGGCCGACCCGACCAAGGTCCGCGGCCAGCTCACCGAGTACGGCCTGATCCCCGAGGAGTACGGCGGCGACTCGATGTTCGTCGACGTCTCGGCGAAGTCGGAGCTCAACCTCGACAAGCTGCTCGAGGCGGTCGTGCTGACCGCCGACGCCTCGCTCGACCTGCGGGCCAACCCGACGCAGGACGCCCAGGGCCTCGTGGTGGAGGCGCACCTCGACAAGGGCCGTGGCCCCGTCGCCACGGTGCTGGTGCAGCGCGGCACGCTGCGGGTGGGCGACTCGATCGTCGCCGGCCCGGCGCACGGCCGCGTGCGCGCGATGCTCGACGAGCACGGCAACGAGCTGACCGAGGCCACCCCGGCCCGGCCGGCGATGGTGCTGGGCCTCTCGGCGGTGCCCGGCGCGGGGCAGAACTTCCTCGTCGTCGAGGACGACCGCACCGCGCGCCAGATCGCCGAGAAGCGCGAGGCCCGCGAGCGGGCGGCCATGCAGGCCAAGCGCCGCGTGCGCCGCACGCTCGAGGACTTCATGGCCTCGATGGAGAAGGGTGCGAGCCAGGAGCTCAACCTGATCCTGAAGGGCGACGTGTCCGGCTCGGTCGAGGCGCTCGAGGACTCGCTGTCGCAGATCGACGTGGGCGACGAGGTCACCCTGCGCGTCATCGACCGCGGTGTCGGTGCGATCACCGAGACCAACGTCGACCTGGCGGCCGCCTCCGACGCGATCATCATCGGCTTCAACGTCCGCCCGCAGGGCAAGGCGACCGAGATGGCCGACAAGGAGGGCGTCGAGATCCGCTACTACTCGGTGATCTACCAGGCCATCGAGGAGATCGAGGCGGCCCTCAAGGGCATGCTCAAGCCGGAGTACGAGGAGTCCACCCTCGGCCAGGCGGAGATCCGCGCTATCTTCCGCTCGTCGAAGATCGGCAACATCGCGGGCTGCATGGTCACCTCCGGTGTCATCCGCCGCAACGCGAAGGTGCGCCTGATCCGCGACGGCGCCGTGGTGGCCGACAACCTCGACCTGGCGTCGCTCAAGCGCGAGCGCGACGACGCCTCCGAGGTCCGCGAGGGCTTCGAGTGCGGTCTGGTGCTCCGCAACTACCAGGACATCAAGGAAGGCGACGTGGTCGAGGCCTTCGAGATGCGCGAGATCCCGCGCAGCTGA
- a CDS encoding YlxR family protein has product MGPVAREHSPSACPDGTSPVRTCVGCRERATRNELLRVVAGVDDEGRPAVVPDPARTAPGRGAHLHPTTACFDLAVRRKAFGRALRAGSALGTAALAGVVAARTDPAPPGADARTHPATAT; this is encoded by the coding sequence GTGGGCCCAGTGGCGCGCGAGCACTCCCCGTCCGCATGCCCTGACGGCACCTCACCGGTCAGGACGTGCGTGGGGTGTCGCGAGCGGGCCACGAGGAACGAGCTGCTGCGCGTGGTCGCAGGGGTCGACGACGAGGGCCGTCCGGCCGTCGTCCCCGATCCCGCCCGCACCGCGCCGGGCCGGGGGGCGCACCTGCACCCCACGACCGCGTGCTTCGACCTCGCCGTGCGTCGCAAGGCGTTCGGGCGGGCCCTGCGGGCCGGCTCGGCGCTCGGCACCGCGGCGCTGGCCGGGGTGGTGGCAGCCCGCACCGACCCCGCCCCGCCAGGGGCCGACGCGCGGACGCACCCCGCGACCGCGACGTGA
- the rpsO gene encoding 30S ribosomal protein S15 → MSIGTDAETKKKIVAEYGASEGDTGSPEVQVALLSHRISHLTEHLKQHKHDHHSRRGLLLLVGRRRRLLNYLQKTDIERYRSIVERLGLRR, encoded by the coding sequence ATGTCGATCGGCACCGACGCGGAGACCAAGAAGAAGATCGTCGCCGAGTACGGCGCGAGCGAGGGCGACACGGGTTCTCCCGAGGTCCAGGTGGCCCTCCTGAGCCACCGCATCTCGCACCTGACCGAGCACCTGAAGCAGCACAAGCACGACCACCACAGCCGGCGCGGCCTGCTGCTCCTGGTCGGTCGTCGTCGCCGCCTGCTGAACTACCTGCAGAAGACCGACATCGAGCGCTACCGCTCGATCGTCGAGCGCCTCGGCCTGCGCCGTTGA
- a CDS encoding DeoR/GlpR family DNA-binding transcription regulator — protein MAQRIADRGRCAVAELAETYRVTTETVRRDLSTLEHLGLVRRVHGGAVPAGTLRVIESGVADRDRTNAAEKEAIARAALRYLPGPGSTVLLDAGTTTSRLAQLLPQQHGLSVVTHAVDVAAQLTGRGGVDLHLLPGRVRETTHAAVGAATVAALGTLRADLAVVGTNGISAGHGLSTPDTDEAAVKRAMVRSARQVVVLADSSKVGRETAVRFATLDEVDVLVTDAGVEAAARSALDEAGLEVVTA, from the coding sequence ATGGCCCAGCGCATCGCCGACCGCGGCCGCTGCGCCGTCGCCGAGCTCGCCGAGACCTACCGGGTCACCACCGAGACCGTGCGTCGCGACCTGTCGACCCTGGAGCACCTGGGACTGGTGCGTCGCGTGCACGGCGGTGCGGTGCCCGCCGGCACCCTGCGGGTCATCGAGTCCGGCGTCGCCGACCGCGACCGCACCAACGCAGCCGAGAAGGAGGCGATCGCCCGCGCGGCGCTGCGCTACCTCCCGGGGCCTGGCTCGACCGTGCTGCTCGACGCCGGCACGACCACCTCCCGCCTCGCCCAGCTGCTACCCCAGCAGCACGGGCTCAGCGTGGTCACCCACGCCGTGGACGTGGCCGCGCAGCTGACCGGTCGCGGTGGCGTCGACCTCCACCTGCTGCCCGGGCGCGTGCGCGAGACCACCCACGCCGCGGTGGGCGCCGCCACCGTCGCGGCCCTCGGCACGCTGCGGGCCGACCTCGCCGTGGTCGGCACCAACGGCATCTCCGCGGGGCACGGCCTCTCCACACCCGACACCGACGAGGCCGCGGTCAAGCGCGCGATGGTCCGCAGCGCCCGGCAGGTCGTCGTGCTCGCCGACTCGAGCAAGGTGGGTCGCGAGACCGCGGTCCGCTTCGCCACCCTCGACGAGGTGGACGTCCTCGTCACGGACGCGGGCGTGGAGGCCGCCGCCCGCTCCGCACTCGACGAGGCCGGCCTGGAGGTCGTGACCGCATGA
- the rbfA gene encoding 30S ribosome-binding factor RbfA has product MANPRVRKVADRIQVVVAEMLERRVKDPRLGFVTITDVRMTGDNQHATVYWTVLDEDTAEGSAAALESAKGLLRSEVGKQLGMRTVPTLTFVRDALPESARALDDLLARARESDAAVAAARAGAVPAGDPDPYKKPREADDSADDSADDSADEA; this is encoded by the coding sequence ATGGCGAACCCCCGGGTGCGCAAGGTGGCCGACCGGATCCAGGTGGTCGTGGCCGAGATGCTCGAGCGGCGGGTCAAGGACCCCCGGCTCGGGTTCGTCACGATCACCGACGTGCGGATGACCGGCGACAACCAGCACGCGACGGTCTACTGGACCGTGCTCGACGAGGACACCGCCGAGGGCAGCGCGGCCGCGCTCGAGTCGGCCAAGGGCCTGCTGCGCTCCGAGGTGGGCAAGCAGCTCGGGATGCGTACCGTCCCGACCCTGACCTTCGTGCGCGACGCCCTGCCCGAGAGCGCACGGGCGCTCGACGACCTGCTGGCCCGGGCCCGCGAGTCCGACGCCGCGGTCGCGGCCGCTCGGGCGGGCGCGGTGCCGGCGGGTGACCCGGACCCGTACAAGAAGCCCCGCGAGGCCGACGACAGCGCCGACGACAGCGCCGACGACAGCGCCGACGAGGCGTGA